A window of Infirmifilum lucidum contains these coding sequences:
- a CDS encoding GNAT family N-acetyltransferase, producing the protein MLGLSRRCPRAPQTLYWAFRGDPLFTRVFREKSRVLSFFEAIGELLREGALLSVCVQEKGVTVAVAVLSFAFRWTRVSRRALWLLARSLGPRGLLEVAGWLGQSLRYWAATRGLENYCHLLFLASAVRRRGYGSLALSAAEKACGRIGGVGIVLDVDAENPALLLYYRRGYRPLGEAFFSGRRYIVMAKLLRPEA; encoded by the coding sequence GTGCTGGGTTTGTCGCGCCGCTGCCCTCGAGCCCCGCAGACGCTCTACTGGGCTTTCAGGGGAGATCCCCTCTTCACGAGAGTCTTCCGCGAAAAGAGCCGCGTCCTCAGCTTCTTCGAGGCTATCGGAGAGCTCCTCAGGGAAGGAGCGCTGTTGAGCGTCTGCGTCCAGGAAAAGGGCGTAACTGTAGCGGTCGCCGTTTTAAGCTTCGCCTTCCGCTGGACGCGCGTCTCCAGGCGTGCACTCTGGCTGCTCGCGAGAAGCCTGGGGCCAAGAGGACTACTCGAGGTTGCCGGCTGGCTCGGGCAGTCTCTAAGGTACTGGGCGGCTACGCGTGGATTGGAGAACTACTGCCACCTCCTGTTCCTGGCCTCTGCCGTTAGGAGGCGCGGCTACGGCTCGCTCGCGCTGAGCGCTGCCGAGAAGGCCTGCGGTAGGATTGGCGGGGTGGGAATTGTACTGGACGTCGACGCCGAGAACCCAGCCCTACTCCTTTACTATAGGAGAGGCTACCGACCGTTAGGGGAGGCTTTTTTCTCGGGGAGGAGGTACATAGTGATGGCCAAGCTCTTGAGGCCAGAGGCCTAG
- a CDS encoding carbon-nitrogen hydrolase family protein, producing the protein MRVALHQLTVRGDKLENLRRVLAEIDRVDADLHVFPEYLMGVGERGVTREFVHGNSEPLSGDFVGSVVDKSRERGTAVVFSAFLREGEGVYNAAILANRGRVEAVYRKIHLFDAFGYRESNIFKPGESLAVARLGEFTVGLAVCFDLRFPELFRAMALRGADLFTVPSAWYKGPYKVEQWRALTAARAHENTAYLVAVDQAGQFFAGHSTVVTPIGHRLVELGEADRTIQVDLDYGEVEEARRAVPVLELLKKELYAGWYGA; encoded by the coding sequence GTGAGAGTCGCACTCCACCAGTTAACGGTTAGGGGGGACAAGTTAGAGAACCTCCGTAGAGTGTTGGCGGAGATCGATAGAGTTGATGCCGACCTGCACGTCTTCCCGGAGTACCTGATGGGGGTCGGCGAGAGGGGCGTTACGAGGGAATTTGTCCACGGGAACTCTGAGCCGCTCAGCGGCGACTTTGTGGGCAGTGTTGTCGACAAGAGCAGGGAGAGGGGTACTGCGGTTGTCTTCTCTGCCTTCCTGAGAGAGGGGGAGGGCGTCTACAACGCCGCTATCCTAGCCAATAGGGGGAGAGTGGAAGCCGTCTATAGAAAGATCCACCTCTTCGACGCCTTCGGCTACAGGGAGTCGAACATCTTCAAGCCAGGGGAGAGCCTAGCGGTAGCCAGGCTGGGCGAGTTCACAGTGGGTCTAGCCGTGTGCTTCGACTTGAGGTTCCCGGAGCTCTTCAGGGCCATGGCGCTGAGGGGCGCCGACCTCTTCACCGTCCCGTCTGCGTGGTACAAGGGCCCCTACAAGGTCGAGCAGTGGCGGGCGCTCACAGCCGCCAGGGCCCACGAGAATACTGCGTACCTCGTCGCTGTCGACCAGGCCGGCCAGTTTTTCGCGGGGCACAGTACTGTCGTGACACCTATTGGCCACAGGCTCGTCGAGCTGGGGGAGGCGGACAGGACAATCCAGGTAGACCTCGACTACGGTGAAGTCGAGGAGGCTAGGAGGGCTGTTCCCGTGTTGGAGTTATTGAAAAAAGAGCTATACGCTGGGTGGTATGGGGCGTAG
- a CDS encoding HAD family hydrolase, whose translation MRAVSFDVWSTLLSIDVFYRAVAEALAEAVGRSPEDVYASIKKAYSAVKRARRMGVVDEDDIIASSTSIFLDSLGFTSKYELYWAVARAVNTVDAGKLPLEGAMQALESLSEAGYTLAVTSNVIFWPGYVTRVLLDKAGLGKYFKVQVYADEVKALKPDAKPFREMLAAVGAEPEESVHVGDSPQEDLAGALNAGMGAVLVDWGRNSPILDKKLRVAVVGSLWEVPGVLEKLF comes from the coding sequence GTGAGAGCAGTAAGCTTCGACGTCTGGTCGACGCTACTCAGCATAGACGTGTTCTACAGGGCTGTAGCTGAAGCCCTCGCCGAGGCAGTGGGGCGGAGCCCCGAGGACGTCTACGCTTCCATCAAGAAGGCCTACTCGGCCGTCAAGAGGGCCCGGAGGATGGGAGTTGTAGACGAGGACGACATTATAGCCAGTTCAACTAGCATATTCCTCGACTCCCTGGGCTTTACCTCGAAGTACGAGCTCTACTGGGCTGTAGCTAGAGCTGTGAACACTGTAGATGCGGGGAAACTGCCCCTAGAAGGGGCCATGCAGGCGCTCGAATCCCTGTCAGAAGCAGGCTACACGCTAGCCGTCACGAGCAACGTGATATTCTGGCCGGGCTACGTGACGCGCGTGCTCCTCGACAAGGCAGGCCTAGGAAAGTACTTTAAAGTCCAGGTCTACGCCGACGAGGTTAAGGCCCTCAAGCCCGACGCGAAGCCATTCCGGGAGATGCTAGCGGCCGTAGGCGCCGAGCCCGAGGAGTCCGTGCACGTGGGCGACAGCCCACAAGAAGACCTCGCAGGCGCTCTGAACGCGGGGATGGGGGCTGTGCTGGTAGACTGGGGCCGCAACAGCCCCATACTCGACAAGAAGCTGAGAGTGGCGGTTGTAGGCTCCCTCTGGGAGGTTCCCGGAGTACTTGAGAAGCTATTCTGA
- a CDS encoding class I SAM-dependent methyltransferase yields the protein MPVRLLRDELRDLYTRYLRELGAPVAVDVGTGFGENLRALVEASSRGAYVVTLDLDLLALQKAKTLFIQAYERGVMDLACADAHHPPLRRGSVKLITTVATLHHLADLRVFLKNCREVLADNGVFIAVDWTPGSRLTPHPPEEHKKVLDSFKQLFPWFFRLDDLRVYKDYFLVVGSKP from the coding sequence ATGCCTGTGAGGCTGCTGAGAGATGAGCTACGGGACTTGTACACCAGGTACCTCAGGGAGCTGGGGGCGCCTGTAGCTGTAGACGTGGGCACAGGCTTCGGGGAGAACCTAAGGGCTCTAGTGGAAGCCTCAAGCAGGGGTGCATACGTAGTAACGCTTGACCTGGATCTTCTGGCACTACAGAAAGCAAAAACCCTCTTCATCCAGGCCTACGAGAGGGGGGTTATGGATCTAGCCTGTGCAGACGCGCACCACCCGCCTCTCCGGAGAGGCTCAGTCAAGCTAATAACCACCGTTGCTACTCTCCACCACCTAGCCGATCTTAGAGTATTCCTCAAGAACTGCCGGGAAGTCCTGGCCGATAACGGTGTTTTCATAGCTGTCGACTGGACTCCAGGCTCGAGGCTTACACCCCACCCGCCCGAAGAGCACAAGAAAGTCCTAGACTCCTTTAAACAGCTATTCCCCTGGTTCTTCAGGCTTGACGACCTGAGGGTGTACAAGGACTACTTTCTCGTCGTCGGCTCGAAGCCCTAG
- a CDS encoding radical SAM protein — translation MSFPEVLQVEPTNTCNLSCIMCVRRTWRQADFGYMSWSLFKKIVDESTGRIRRLALYGFGEPLSHPRFVDFAAYARTVLGDGVFIHFVTNGTLMDGNTARRVFEAGVDQVAFSVDAPDIKPLSEIRVGAQHYNVLGNLRETARVKRDYGARVGVAVVLMKRNYRMLPEIVERAGELDLDFVVVSQMVPYHPALVGEAVYTTASREAVEFFREAGGELDSLAKEAVYDSLLAHYKYVSSGRQRLYLQLVEKIASRGYSVNADIARDAIKRESLLKDVEEYIERAREHANKYGIEARLPSVYADSLKRTCPYVDENATMILWDGSVAPCMDLAYNHPLYTNFHVKSIKAVRFGNVTQESIEDVWNKPSYVQFRRVRRKLPSSVPWCADCPFATKKCWFVDANEYDCYGNEVGCNECIYSAGLAHCIL, via the coding sequence ATGAGCTTCCCGGAGGTTCTACAAGTCGAGCCCACGAACACGTGCAACCTCTCGTGCATCATGTGCGTCAGGAGGACTTGGCGCCAGGCAGACTTCGGGTACATGAGCTGGAGCCTCTTCAAGAAGATAGTCGACGAGTCTACAGGCAGGATCAGGAGGCTCGCGCTGTACGGCTTCGGGGAACCCTTAAGCCACCCGCGCTTCGTGGACTTCGCGGCCTACGCGAGGACAGTACTGGGGGACGGGGTATTCATTCACTTCGTCACCAACGGAACCCTGATGGACGGCAACACTGCTAGGCGAGTATTCGAGGCTGGAGTTGACCAGGTAGCGTTCAGCGTCGACGCGCCCGACATTAAACCCTTGAGCGAGATAAGAGTCGGCGCTCAGCACTATAACGTCCTGGGGAACCTCAGGGAGACTGCGAGAGTCAAGAGAGACTACGGCGCAAGAGTCGGGGTAGCAGTAGTGCTGATGAAGAGGAACTATAGGATGTTGCCGGAAATCGTAGAGAGAGCGGGAGAGCTCGACCTGGACTTCGTCGTAGTCTCCCAGATGGTTCCGTACCACCCCGCCTTGGTGGGCGAGGCCGTCTACACCACAGCGAGCAGGGAGGCCGTAGAGTTTTTCAGGGAGGCTGGCGGCGAGCTCGATTCCCTCGCCAAGGAAGCCGTATACGACAGCCTACTAGCACACTACAAGTACGTCAGCTCCGGGAGGCAACGCCTCTACCTCCAGCTCGTCGAGAAGATAGCTTCAAGGGGCTACAGCGTCAACGCCGACATCGCCAGGGACGCCATCAAGCGCGAGAGCCTCCTCAAGGACGTGGAGGAGTACATCGAGAGAGCCAGAGAACACGCGAACAAGTACGGCATTGAGGCTAGGCTCCCCAGCGTGTACGCCGACTCGCTCAAGCGCACATGCCCCTACGTAGACGAGAATGCAACGATGATACTGTGGGACGGGAGCGTAGCGCCATGCATGGATCTGGCTTACAACCACCCCCTTTACACCAACTTCCACGTCAAGAGCATTAAGGCCGTCCGCTTCGGCAACGTCACCCAGGAGAGCATAGAGGATGTGTGGAACAAGCCCAGTTACGTGCAGTTCAGGAGGGTCAGGAGGAAACTGCCGTCCAGCGTCCCCTGGTGCGCGGACTGCCCATTTGCCACGAAGAAGTGCTGGTTTGTAGACGCCAACGAGTACGACTGTTACGGCAACGAGGTTGGCTGCAACGAGTGCATATACAGCGCAGGGCTAGCACACTGTATACTCTAG
- a CDS encoding CopG family ribbon-helix-helix protein, which translates to MRRISVTLPDEVFKALEELEVKTGVSNRSRLVGDAVMLLHSQALEDDAVYAGSLVVVYDHSRGETVYGVVDAQHDYTGLIRGSIHVHLTEEKCVEVIAVHGRGAEIRGLASKLRRVSGVITVQQSLVKV; encoded by the coding sequence GTGAGGAGGATATCTGTAACCCTTCCGGATGAGGTCTTCAAGGCCCTCGAGGAGCTTGAGGTAAAGACGGGGGTAAGCAACAGGTCCAGGCTCGTGGGGGACGCGGTCATGCTACTGCATAGCCAGGCCCTCGAGGACGACGCAGTGTACGCTGGGAGCCTCGTAGTAGTCTACGACCACTCTAGGGGCGAGACAGTGTACGGCGTGGTGGACGCCCAGCACGACTACACGGGCTTGATACGCGGTAGCATACACGTGCACCTCACAGAGGAGAAGTGCGTCGAGGTCATCGCGGTGCACGGGAGGGGGGCGGAGATCAGGGGTCTCGCCTCGAAGCTGAGGAGGGTGAGCGGAGTCATAACAGTGCAGCAGAGCCTCGTGAAAGTCTAG
- a CDS encoding aminoacyl-tRNA deacylase, translating into MLGPRDLEEFLKSRGIPYRLVEVPEAATSEMASKSLGVDKTRIAKTVVFVSDTGDVVLVVVRSDRRVDQAKLAKLLGYRKLRLARAEEVVEYTGYTPGGVPPIGHARELPVVLDSEVAGGEYWCGGGDERHLLLLDFRNISAQGFKVVDVPKKQ; encoded by the coding sequence TTGCTTGGGCCCAGAGACCTCGAGGAGTTTCTAAAGTCCCGCGGGATTCCCTACAGGCTTGTCGAGGTACCCGAGGCCGCCACGTCGGAAATGGCCTCGAAGAGCCTGGGCGTGGACAAGACGCGAATAGCCAAGACAGTAGTGTTCGTGTCCGACACTGGAGACGTTGTCCTGGTTGTCGTCAGGTCAGACAGGAGGGTCGACCAGGCTAAACTGGCGAAACTGCTCGGCTACAGGAAGTTGAGGCTAGCGAGAGCCGAGGAAGTCGTCGAGTACACTGGGTACACCCCGGGAGGCGTGCCTCCAATAGGCCACGCTAGAGAGCTCCCAGTAGTCCTGGACAGCGAGGTTGCCGGCGGCGAGTACTGGTGCGGCGGCGGGGACGAGAGGCACCTACTGCTCCTAGACTTTAGAAACATCTCTGCCCAGGGCTTCAAGGTCGTGGACGTACCGAAGAAGCAATAG
- a CDS encoding tyrosine--tRNA ligase, whose translation MDADFLVEMASREPTEELLTPERLRGLAESGARLVHYIGFEISGLVHLGTGIISMQKVADLQRAGVETQVFLADYHSWINRKLGGDLSTIRRVAGGYFKEALRVSIKIAGGDPDRTKFLMGSEVYEKLGIDYFTNVVKVSMDTTLSRVRRSITVLGRREAEALSFAQLLYVPMQVADIFSLGVNIAHGGMDQRKAHVIAMDIGEKAFGYKPVALHHHLLPGLGLDQEAWRRLVEAKKAGNKEEFSNILVDVKMSKSKPETAIFIHDSEEEVRRKVMQAFCPAGEAELNPVLEITRYIVFRDRVEPFEVVNRKTGERVTFSSYRELEEKFKERRVHPQDLKAAVAEELVRILEPARKHFTEGPGRSYLEDLKEIRITR comes from the coding sequence TTGGACGCCGACTTCCTGGTTGAGATGGCGTCGCGAGAGCCCACGGAGGAGCTCCTGACCCCCGAGAGGCTGCGGGGCCTCGCCGAGAGCGGCGCGAGGCTCGTGCACTACATTGGCTTCGAGATCTCGGGCCTGGTTCACCTGGGGACAGGCATCATATCGATGCAGAAGGTAGCGGATCTCCAGAGGGCCGGCGTCGAGACGCAGGTCTTCCTGGCTGACTACCACAGCTGGATTAACAGGAAGCTCGGGGGAGACCTGTCCACCATAAGGCGGGTGGCGGGAGGCTACTTCAAGGAGGCCCTCAGGGTGTCGATAAAGATTGCAGGCGGGGATCCGGACAGGACGAAGTTCCTGATGGGGAGCGAGGTGTACGAGAAGCTCGGGATCGACTACTTCACGAACGTCGTGAAGGTCTCGATGGACACTACTCTCTCTAGGGTTAGGCGGTCTATAACGGTACTCGGCAGAAGAGAGGCGGAGGCCCTCAGCTTCGCCCAGTTGCTGTACGTGCCGATGCAAGTCGCGGACATCTTCTCCCTGGGGGTGAACATAGCCCACGGCGGCATGGATCAGAGGAAGGCCCACGTCATAGCCATGGATATAGGCGAGAAGGCCTTCGGCTACAAGCCCGTAGCCCTGCACCACCACCTGCTCCCGGGGCTGGGCCTAGACCAGGAAGCCTGGAGGAGGCTCGTCGAGGCCAAGAAGGCGGGGAACAAGGAGGAGTTCTCGAACATCCTGGTCGACGTGAAGATGTCCAAGTCGAAGCCCGAGACAGCCATATTCATCCACGACAGCGAGGAGGAGGTTAGGAGGAAGGTCATGCAGGCCTTCTGCCCGGCAGGCGAAGCCGAGCTAAACCCCGTGCTAGAGATAACCCGCTACATAGTCTTCAGGGATCGCGTGGAGCCGTTCGAGGTCGTCAACAGGAAGACAGGCGAGCGGGTGACCTTCTCGAGCTACCGGGAGCTCGAGGAGAAGTTCAAGGAGAGGAGAGTCCACCCCCAAGACCTCAAGGCAGCAGTAGCCGAGGAGCTCGTGAGAATCCTCGAGCCGGCGCGCAAGCACTTCACCGAGGGGCCTGGTAGAAGCTACCTTGAAGACTTGAAGGAGATAAGGATCACTCGGTGA
- a CDS encoding DUF3267 domain-containing protein has protein sequence MAEVYFDVLRHKRETVSMFMAMFFLWSALAGEVGVSGLEATAWLLLGVAAGVLLHESIHIATLRAVGVREVEIKPFYSKWVLGVYVKSHGRFNFKEFAAVALAPLFTLTPLSLVAARLTAEPVRLAFIGAGLVNTAGASGDVLLTAVAASVGGSRIFDRGTAVEIRGCCINPYVLLPIVFVDYLVWALIGVSIPAYFASLAASGSGGLYLGPLPLVRVVVEATETSRTIRTVVEPAFYRLVYGSALALASALTALRWKKRVLNMLSK, from the coding sequence ATGGCTGAAGTCTACTTCGACGTCTTGCGGCACAAGCGGGAGACTGTTTCCATGTTTATGGCCATGTTCTTCCTTTGGTCGGCTCTAGCGGGGGAAGTGGGGGTTAGTGGCCTCGAGGCCACGGCGTGGTTACTCCTAGGCGTGGCTGCAGGCGTGCTGCTCCACGAGTCGATACATATAGCCACCCTCAGGGCCGTGGGCGTGAGGGAAGTCGAGATAAAGCCGTTCTACTCCAAGTGGGTGTTAGGGGTCTACGTGAAGTCCCACGGGCGGTTCAACTTCAAGGAGTTCGCCGCTGTAGCCCTAGCACCGCTCTTCACGCTGACACCACTCTCCCTGGTTGCAGCACGGCTCACAGCTGAGCCAGTGAGACTCGCGTTCATCGGGGCCGGGCTCGTGAACACTGCCGGCGCGTCGGGCGACGTCCTGCTCACGGCAGTAGCGGCGTCCGTAGGGGGCTCAAGGATATTCGACAGGGGGACAGCCGTCGAGATCCGGGGGTGTTGCATAAACCCGTACGTCCTGCTACCCATAGTATTCGTAGACTACCTCGTCTGGGCCCTCATCGGGGTCTCAATCCCGGCCTACTTCGCCTCGCTAGCCGCTTCGGGAAGCGGCGGCCTATACCTCGGCCCACTACCCCTAGTCCGCGTAGTCGTAGAGGCCACGGAGACAAGCCGCACTATCCGCACTGTAGTCGAGCCGGCATTCTACAGGTTAGTCTACGGGTCGGCACTAGCCCTAGCCTCGGCCCTGACTGCCCTGAGGTGGAAGAAGCGAGTCCTGAACATGCTCTCGAAGTAA
- a CDS encoding type 1 periplasmic-binding domain-containing protein, with product MPGSGAEKRATAGLPLIGEEVYLRALTGYLVGSELLCGAGRVALVPLNDRICLSPSAAIAAAYWSKSGLKEGVVAVFEYNQSNPSETADRVLKWGPDTIAILFGGESRLGDVNRYAIDFLRALRDRGFKGRLVIHVRTWLATKGLENVLADPELARYLESLPEIRVFTANLDAKKFYYSRVAVSAGKASLQTLAESNLNNEHVSLLRNSLPPP from the coding sequence ATGCCTGGAAGTGGTGCCGAGAAGAGAGCTACAGCTGGACTACCCTTAATAGGCGAGGAAGTCTACCTCAGGGCGCTCACAGGCTACCTCGTCGGCTCCGAGCTACTGTGCGGCGCCGGCCGTGTAGCCCTCGTCCCGCTCAACGACAGAATATGCCTCTCGCCCTCAGCCGCCATAGCTGCAGCCTACTGGTCTAAGAGCGGGCTGAAGGAAGGGGTTGTGGCAGTCTTCGAGTACAACCAGAGTAACCCGTCGGAGACGGCTGACAGAGTACTAAAGTGGGGGCCAGACACCATCGCAATACTCTTTGGCGGCGAGAGCAGGCTAGGCGACGTGAACAGGTATGCCATAGACTTCCTCAGAGCCCTCAGGGACAGGGGCTTCAAGGGCCGGCTAGTAATACACGTGCGCACGTGGCTCGCGACGAAAGGCCTAGAAAACGTGCTGGCAGACCCAGAGCTCGCCAGGTACCTAGAGTCCTTGCCAGAGATAAGGGTCTTCACCGCAAACCTGGACGCGAAGAAGTTCTACTACAGCCGGGTAGCCGTCAGCGCTGGCAAAGCCTCGCTACAGACACTCGCCGAGTCCAACCTAAACAACGAGCACGTAAGCCTCCTCAGGAACTCGCTGCCCCCGCCCTAG
- a CDS encoding ABC transporter ATP-binding protein produces MLSVDSLVAGYSGNPVIGPVSFSLQRGEALLVTGPNGVGKTTLLKTIATVLKPLSGSMTLFGADIRKQRRRIFFLEERVNLPLSLTPVEYLRVIGSVYGVDADFTGLPARFGVPRGTPMSKFSQGQRRRVQLAGAYVASKSADLIILDDPLVGLDDYSVEALVPLLVSELLEQGRIVVVSTKMRELERLLSERIPGRLKILDALKYTRVAPKLGEEGARDG; encoded by the coding sequence ATGCTTAGCGTGGACTCGCTCGTCGCGGGCTACAGCGGCAACCCCGTGATCGGGCCAGTGAGCTTCAGCCTGCAGAGGGGCGAGGCCCTGCTGGTGACGGGGCCCAACGGCGTCGGCAAGACCACGCTGCTGAAGACTATTGCCACAGTTCTCAAGCCCCTAAGCGGCTCCATGACCCTGTTCGGCGCGGACATCAGGAAGCAGAGGAGGAGGATATTCTTCCTGGAGGAGCGGGTGAACCTGCCCCTAAGCCTCACGCCCGTCGAGTACCTGCGGGTCATAGGCTCTGTGTACGGCGTTGACGCGGACTTCACGGGGCTACCGGCGAGGTTTGGAGTCCCGAGAGGCACGCCGATGTCGAAGTTCTCTCAGGGCCAGAGGCGTAGGGTTCAGCTTGCGGGCGCGTACGTGGCCTCTAAGTCCGCCGACCTCATAATACTGGACGACCCGCTCGTGGGCCTTGACGACTACAGCGTCGAGGCCCTTGTCCCACTGCTGGTGTCCGAGCTCCTGGAGCAGGGCAGGATTGTCGTTGTGTCAACGAAGATGAGAGAGCTGGAGAGACTTCTCTCGGAGAGGATCCCGGGCAGGCTCAAAATCCTGGACGCCCTCAAGTACACCCGGGTGGCGCCCAAACTAGGAGAGGAGGGGGCTCGGGATGGCTAG